From one Labeo rohita strain BAU-BD-2019 chromosome 8, IGBB_LRoh.1.0, whole genome shotgun sequence genomic stretch:
- the LOC127169672 gene encoding glutathione S-transferase Mu 4 isoform X5 — protein MAMKLAYWDIRGLAQPIRLLLEYTGTKYEEKFYSCREAPNYDRSCWLNEKEKLGMDFPNLPYLEDGDTKVVQSNAIMRYIARKHNLCGETEEEQTRVDILENQAMDFRNGFVQLCYFDFDKNKSCYTEKLPGILKQFSNFLGDRKWFAGDKITFVDFIMYELLDQHRMFDAACLDDYKNLRCFLDRFESLEKIAEYMKSSRFMKTPVNSKMAKWGNKSETNKIVS, from the exons ATGGCAATGAAATTGGCTTACTGGGATATACGCGGG CTTGCTCAACCAATCCGTCTGCTGTTGGAATACACTGGTACCAAGTATGAGGAGAAGTTCTATTCTTGTCGTGAGG CTCCCAACTATGACAGAAGCTGTTGGTTAAATGAGAAAGAGAAACTTGGGATGGACTTTCCTAAT TTGCCATACCTAGAGGATGGAGACACGAAAGTAGTCCAAAGCAATGCCATAATGAGATACATCGCCCGCAAACACAACCTCT GCGGGGAAACTGAAGAAGAGCAGACGAGAGTTGACATCTTGGAAAACCAGGCAATGGACTTCCGCAATGGTTTTGTCCAGCTCTGCTATTTTGACTTT GACAAAAACAAATCATGCTACACTGAGAAACTACCAGGAATTCTAAAGCAGTTCTCTAACTTCCTTGGTGACAGGAAGTGGTTTGCTGGGGACAAG ATCACATTTGTGGACTTTATCATGTATGAGTTATTGGATCAGCATCGTATGTTTGACGCAGCGTGTCTGGATGACTACAAAAACCTTAGATGTTTCCTGGATCGCTTTGAG AGTCTTGAGAAGATTGCAGAATACATGAAGTCAAGCAGATTCATGAAAACACCTGTGAACAGCAAGATGGCCAAATGGGGAAACAAGAGTGAAACTAACAAGATTGTGTCTTGA